Proteins encoded together in one Ignavibacteria bacterium window:
- a CDS encoding integrin alpha: protein MLLGLIVFGIESCKDGLYAMSNKGAGLSLDFKSAAKELKKEKSPLSLINKGGEKGNAIENGDWNYDSRRTLISAGFNPEEFRPQELFGDAGENGMLNPGDSLPIEATSVRTYTGMTTGEYFGNSVSNAGDVNGDGYDDIIVGAYIYSSSTGRVYIYYGGLTQHFNADIILTGEATDNYFGRCVSTAGDVNGDGYSDIIVGAYGYSSKYR from the coding sequence TTGTTACTGGGTTTAATTGTGTTCGGTATAGAATCCTGCAAAGATGGATTATATGCAATGAGTAATAAAGGCGCCGGATTAAGTTTAGATTTTAAATCGGCAGCAAAAGAGCTGAAAAAAGAAAAGTCACCATTATCATTGATTAATAAGGGCGGGGAAAAAGGTAATGCTATAGAGAACGGGGACTGGAATTATGACTCGAGGAGGACTCTGATTTCAGCGGGGTTTAATCCGGAGGAATTCAGGCCGCAGGAATTATTCGGGGATGCAGGTGAAAATGGAATGTTAAATCCGGGTGATTCCTTACCGATAGAAGCGACATCAGTCAGAACTTATACCGGTATGACAACGGGTGAATATTTTGGTAATTCAGTATCGAATGCGGGAGACGTAAACGGGGACGGGTATGATGATATTATAGTAGGGGCATATATATATTCATCAAGTACCGGCAGAGTTTATATATACTACGGCGGATTAACACAGCATTTTAACGCAGATATTATTTTAACTGGAGAAGCAACAGATAACTATTTTGGCCGTTGTGTATCAACTGCAGGAGATGTAAACGGAGATGGTTATTCCGATATAATTGTAGGGGCATACGGATATTCATCTAAATACCGTTGA
- the secG gene encoding preprotein translocase subunit SecG has translation MITILIIFLVLVCIFMSVAVLLQSSKGSGLVGPIAGTGVTTMFGARRTSDFLSKATIVMAVIFLAGSLLLNLYISKGGSSTGESIIQRNAGSQTLPPPSVPNQQQQQPPAGDQNQQQNQNTP, from the coding sequence ATGATTACAATACTTATAATATTTTTGGTGCTCGTTTGCATCTTTATGTCAGTAGCGGTGCTTCTTCAATCATCAAAGGGTAGCGGTCTTGTTGGACCGATTGCAGGTACGGGTGTTACGACTATGTTCGGCGCAAGAAGAACTTCAGACTTTCTGTCGAAGGCAACGATTGTTATGGCTGTCATATTTTTGGCAGGCTCTTTATTACTGAATCTTTACATCAGCAAAGGCGGAAGCAGTACGGGCGAGAGTATAATTCAGAGGAATGCAGGATCGCAGACTTTGCCGCCTCCAAGCGTTCCTAACCAACAGCAACAACAGCCGCCTGCAGGAGATCAGAATCAGCAACAAAATCAAAATACGCCATAG
- a CDS encoding DUF5683 domain-containing protein — translation MKYRLKFGKPVKSILQTQDAFFFLGCLIVFLMFSGESKAQQKFFNSTLPESMYELNDFLLNDTITKKDTAFTFKMTRSPGRAMLYSAVIPGAGQFYNESYWKIPIIWGIGGYFVYEIIKNNNNYIDYRDLYANSQTPENPNGDLRYKNLREFYRDQRDQFYLYAGLVYLINLVDAYVDAHLFDFDVSDKIQVQGLKGSNSLMNLKINL, via the coding sequence TTGAAGTATAGACTAAAGTTTGGGAAACCTGTTAAAAGCATCTTGCAGACGCAGGATGCTTTTTTCTTTTTGGGGTGTTTAATTGTTTTTCTGATGTTCAGCGGTGAGTCGAAAGCACAGCAGAAATTCTTTAATAGCACTCTTCCCGAATCAATGTATGAATTGAATGATTTTTTACTGAATGATACCATTACGAAAAAAGATACTGCGTTCACGTTTAAGATGACAAGGTCGCCCGGAAGGGCTATGCTTTACTCTGCCGTTATTCCGGGAGCAGGTCAGTTTTATAATGAATCATACTGGAAGATACCTATTATATGGGGTATCGGCGGATATTTTGTTTACGAGATTATAAAAAATAACAATAATTACATTGACTACAGGGATTTATACGCAAATTCACAAACGCCTGAAAATCCAAACGGGGATTTGCGTTACAAGAACTTGAGAGAATTTTATAGAGACCAAAGAGACCAGTTTTATTTGTATGCAGGACTGGTTTACCTGATTAACCTTGTTGATGCTTACGTTGACGCTCATTTGTTCGATTTTGATGTAAGCGATAAGATTCAGGTTCAGGGTTTAAAAGGTAGTAACAGTTTAATGAATTTAAAAATTAATTTATAA
- the asnS gene encoding asparagine--tRNA ligase, with translation MWVYIDKIAGFVDKEVTIKGWLYNIRSSGKLMFPEFRDGTGLIQGVVAKNSVSEKIWEDFGKLTQESSVIVTGVVSKHPKKENVYELQVNGLEIISISEPYPITPKEHGVDFLADRRHLWLRSPKQAAIMRVRNEILQSIREYMYNNGFILFDAPIFTPNACEGTSTLFSTDYFDLGKAYLSQSGQLYAESGALALGKVYTLGPTFRAENSMTRRHMTEFWMMEPEMAYFDIDDNMNLIEDFLSYVVQRVIKNKKQELDFLGRDLSKLEKVVKPFPRVTYDEAVEILRKKDIPLIRKTDNGEEQIRPFPWGEDFGAPHEEAIVEDFDKPVMVHRWPSEAKAFYMKRDPDNPKVALGVDVLAPEGFGEIIGGSQREDNLDYLLERIKEHNLPMEEFEWYLDLRRYGSVPHSGFGLGIERMVSWICNLEHIREAIPFARRPNRIRP, from the coding sequence ATGTGGGTTTACATAGATAAGATAGCCGGCTTTGTTGACAAGGAAGTTACGATTAAAGGATGGCTGTACAACATACGTTCTTCGGGAAAGCTTATGTTCCCTGAGTTTAGGGATGGTACGGGCTTAATACAGGGAGTCGTTGCTAAGAACAGCGTTAGCGAAAAGATTTGGGAAGATTTCGGGAAATTGACTCAGGAATCTTCCGTCATCGTTACAGGCGTAGTCTCAAAACATCCTAAGAAGGAAAATGTTTACGAACTTCAGGTAAATGGTCTCGAGATTATATCAATTTCAGAACCCTATCCAATTACTCCGAAAGAGCATGGAGTCGACTTTCTCGCCGATAGAAGGCATCTATGGCTTAGGTCGCCAAAGCAGGCAGCTATTATGAGAGTAAGAAATGAGATTCTGCAATCCATACGTGAGTACATGTACAACAACGGGTTCATTCTTTTTGATGCTCCAATATTTACTCCTAATGCCTGCGAAGGCACATCAACACTGTTTTCGACCGATTACTTCGACCTTGGAAAAGCGTACCTTTCGCAGTCAGGACAGCTTTATGCTGAGTCGGGCGCACTTGCTTTAGGAAAGGTATATACACTCGGTCCAACGTTCAGAGCAGAAAACTCAATGACAAGAAGGCACATGACAGAGTTCTGGATGATGGAGCCCGAGATGGCATACTTTGATATAGACGATAACATGAATCTGATTGAGGATTTTCTTTCATACGTCGTGCAGAGGGTTATTAAGAACAAGAAACAGGAACTTGATTTTCTCGGAAGAGACCTTTCAAAACTTGAAAAGGTAGTTAAGCCGTTCCCAAGAGTAACTTATGATGAGGCAGTTGAAATTCTAAGAAAGAAAGATATACCATTAATAAGAAAAACTGATAACGGAGAAGAGCAAATCCGTCCGTTCCCATGGGGAGAGGATTTCGGTGCACCGCATGAGGAAGCTATCGTTGAGGATTTTGATAAACCTGTTATGGTTCACCGCTGGCCTTCGGAAGCAAAAGCATTTTATATGAAACGTGACCCCGACAATCCGAAGGTAGCGCTCGGAGTTGATGTGCTTGCACCTGAAGGTTTCGGAGAAATAATCGGCGGCTCGCAGAGAGAAGACAATCTTGATTACCTTCTTGAAAGGATTAAAGAACATAACCTGCCGATGGAAGAATTTGAATGGTATCTTGATTTAAGAAGATATGGCAGCGTACCGCATTCAGGATTCGGTCTCGGCATAGAAAGAATGGTTAGCTGGATTTGCAACCTCGAACATATAAGGGAAGCCATTCCTTTTGCAAGAAGACCAAACAGAATTAGACCGTAG
- a CDS encoding NYN domain-containing protein — protein MRTIIIDGNNLIHKMQGIRKLFSENPEAAQLSLYESIKGRINKNDKLILVFDGFSNIKSKNILFSGVKKADDIIRAYIEENYNKNAVAVVSSDNEILSIARACGCEILKSEDFIQERKIKSTDNINHYMPKKEDEKPDGMSKKDFDFFKKHFS, from the coding sequence ATGAGAACAATAATAATAGATGGAAATAATTTGATACATAAGATGCAGGGCATAAGGAAACTCTTTTCGGAAAATCCCGAAGCCGCTCAGCTCTCATTGTATGAATCAATTAAAGGAAGAATTAACAAAAATGACAAACTCATTCTGGTATTTGATGGATTCAGCAATATTAAATCCAAAAATATTTTGTTCTCAGGAGTAAAAAAAGCCGACGATATTATTCGCGCCTATATCGAAGAAAATTATAATAAGAATGCTGTAGCAGTTGTCTCGTCAGACAATGAAATATTAAGCATTGCAAGAGCATGCGGCTGTGAAATACTAAAATCTGAAGACTTTATCCAGGAGAGAAAGATTAAAAGCACGGATAACATAAACCACTATATGCCGAAAAAGGAAGATGAAAAACCCGATGGCATGAGTAAAAAAGATTTTGATTTCTTTAAAAAACATTTCAGTTAA
- a CDS encoding HD domain-containing protein translates to MNIERDSSVELLEEYIENQNLRNHCYHVEKCMRYYAGLLNEDADLWGTAGMLHDLDWEKFPDTHPNTAIPVLKDKGYNENIINAILGHAYPERTDVPRDTTMAKYLFACDEVTGFVHAYSLMKENGLQDVQAKSVIKKMKDKAFAKNVNRDDIRKGAEEIGLTLEEHITNIINAMKAN, encoded by the coding sequence ATGAATATTGAAAGAGATAGCTCGGTAGAACTTCTCGAAGAATATATTGAGAATCAAAACCTGAGGAATCACTGTTACCATGTTGAGAAATGCATGAGATACTATGCGGGATTATTAAACGAAGATGCTGATTTATGGGGCACTGCTGGCATGCTGCATGACCTTGACTGGGAAAAATTTCCCGACACGCATCCAAACACGGCAATTCCCGTATTAAAGGATAAAGGTTACAACGAGAATATTATCAACGCAATACTCGGACATGCGTATCCCGAAAGAACTGACGTACCGCGTGATACAACTATGGCAAAGTACTTATTCGCATGCGATGAAGTTACGGGGTTTGTGCATGCCTACAGTCTTATGAAAGAAAATGGACTTCAGGACGTACAGGCTAAAAGCGTCATAAAGAAAATGAAAGACAAAGCATTTGCTAAAAATGTAAACAGGGATGATATAAGAAAAGGTGCTGAAGAAATCGGACTTACACTGGAGGAACACATAACAAACATTATTAACGCAATGAAAGCCAACTGA
- a CDS encoding ABC transporter ATP-binding protein: protein MNVIEINSLTKHFPGKKFSGDKIKALEKVSFNVGSGEIFGLLGPNGAGKTTLVKILLGITFATNGNAKLFDKPVTNVRNKKRIGYLPENHRFPNYLSGEQVIDYFGRLSGLTKSDLDKKTYKYLKIVGMDQWGTTKIKKYSKGMLQRLGLAQAMINDPDLIFLDEPTDGVDPIGRKEIRDVLLELKSQGKTIFLNSHLLSEIELICDKVAILNKGELIEVGSVADITTSSNKYIFITSDLSEDIMNKILTEYKGTLHGKNEFECIINSVEDVNKIIDYLRSSNVLIHGVYKEKNSLESMFINLIEQKN, encoded by the coding sequence ATGAATGTAATTGAAATTAATTCGCTGACGAAACACTTTCCGGGAAAAAAGTTTTCGGGTGATAAAATAAAAGCTCTTGAAAAAGTCTCTTTCAACGTTGGAAGCGGTGAGATTTTCGGTCTGCTGGGTCCTAACGGTGCGGGCAAAACCACCCTTGTAAAGATTCTCCTTGGGATTACTTTTGCAACAAACGGAAATGCAAAGCTTTTTGATAAACCCGTTACTAACGTCAGAAATAAGAAAAGAATCGGTTACCTACCTGAAAACCATAGGTTCCCCAATTATTTATCGGGTGAACAGGTTATTGACTATTTCGGCAGATTAAGCGGTCTTACTAAATCAGACCTTGATAAGAAAACATACAAGTATCTTAAGATTGTCGGTATGGACCAGTGGGGTACTACAAAAATTAAGAAATACTCTAAGGGTATGCTGCAAAGACTCGGTCTTGCGCAAGCTATGATAAACGACCCTGACTTGATATTTCTTGATGAACCGACAGACGGAGTTGACCCTATCGGGAGAAAAGAAATCAGAGATGTACTCCTTGAATTAAAAAGTCAGGGTAAAACTATTTTCCTTAATTCACACTTACTTAGCGAAATTGAACTAATCTGCGATAAGGTTGCCATACTTAACAAAGGCGAACTCATTGAAGTTGGCAGCGTTGCTGATATTACGACTTCAAGCAATAAATACATTTTCATTACAAGCGATTTATCTGAAGATATAATGAACAAGATTCTAACTGAATACAAAGGTACACTTCACGGGAAAAATGAATTTGAATGCATAATAAATTCAGTGGAAGATGTTAACAAGATAATTGACTATCTGCGCTCATCAAATGTACTGATACACGGTGTGTACAAAGAAAAGAATTCACTCGAGAGCATGTTTATTAACTTAATTGAACAAAAGAATTAG
- a CDS encoding ABC transporter permease subunit: protein MVLAAFIKGVFKEALAKKILLTIFGFFSLLIILSVFALTNSTVEGMQMMLESSGGNSLREAVLTFQSYIVAGIPMFMLVSSMLIITSSFIPDMLKKGHIDLLLSKPISRTKIIIGHFLAATLIVLIAFTFLMGAIWILVSSKTGFWNPSFLYSILWFTLIFSVLYSAVMLIGILSRSTILTIIINMLLFFPVSFLLYLANTYFQSDEKSIVFGPVAESLLKFFYQILPKPWDMQDITVSFVTQNAVVNYMPLISSLLFMTIMLVLSIWYFNKKDY from the coding sequence ATGGTATTAGCAGCATTTATAAAAGGAGTTTTCAAAGAAGCACTTGCCAAGAAAATTTTACTCACTATTTTCGGATTCTTTTCTCTGTTAATTATTCTGTCAGTTTTTGCACTGACAAACTCAACGGTTGAAGGTATGCAAATGATGCTTGAATCGAGCGGCGGAAACAGCCTGAGAGAAGCAGTCCTGACTTTTCAGTCGTACATCGTCGCAGGTATTCCTATGTTTATGCTTGTATCGTCCATGTTGATTATTACATCTTCGTTCATTCCGGATATGCTGAAGAAAGGTCATATAGATTTACTATTATCAAAACCGATATCAAGAACAAAAATTATTATTGGACATTTCCTTGCCGCTACATTAATAGTGCTGATAGCATTCACATTTTTGATGGGTGCTATCTGGATACTCGTTTCATCAAAAACAGGATTCTGGAATCCTTCATTCTTGTATTCGATATTATGGTTCACGCTTATATTCAGCGTGCTGTATTCTGCGGTCATGCTTATAGGAATTCTTTCAAGAAGCACTATACTTACTATTATAATTAACATGCTTTTGTTCTTTCCGGTAAGTTTTCTGCTGTATCTTGCCAACACATATTTTCAGAGTGATGAAAAGAGCATAGTTTTTGGTCCTGTTGCAGAATCATTGCTGAAATTCTTTTATCAGATACTTCCTAAGCCTTGGGATATGCAGGATATAACCGTAAGTTTTGTTACTCAGAATGCTGTTGTTAATTATATGCCTCTGATTTCATCGCTGTTGTTTATGACGATTATGCTCGTGCTTTCAATCTGGTATTTTAATAAAAAAGATTATTAA
- a CDS encoding M3 family metallopeptidase gives MKTLFNIFSILFIFIMNVFAEDNPFLKPYETPFNAPPFDKIKVEHYLPAFKEGIKQQEQIIERIVSEKSIPDFSNTIEALENSDILLSEVGGVFFNMRSANTSEELQAAAKEIAPLLSRHNDNILLNKRLFEKVKYVYENKEPLNVEQAKLLKDTYDRFVKGGAGLDDVKQARLREINEKLSLLGLKFGDNLLAETNGYKLILESKDELAGLPQSLIDAGAETAKKSGMEGKWVYTLQNPSVMPFLQYSANRELREKIWRAYMSRGNNGNAYDNNEIIKEIVNLRMERANLLGYKTHADFVLEDNMAKNPAGVYDLLDKLWKPSIETAKKETADIQSIIDKSGAKFKVQPWDWRYYTELIRKEKYDLDEEMLKPYFELNNVRNGIFTLANKLFGITFTEKTDVPKYHEEVTTYEVKDEDGSYIGIFYLDMHPRSTKRGGAWMNNYRDQYLLNGKNVYPIIGVVCNFTRPTGDMPALLTYDEVATFFHEFGHALQGFLSKCIYKSTSGTNVSRDYVELPSQIMENWAGEPEVMAFYAKHYKTGEMIPQELLDKMDKSSKFNQGFTTTEYLAACYLDMAYYTRTEELTQNPIGYEEKVLSDIGLIPEIISRYKSTYFNHIFNSGYSAGYYSYIWAQVLDADAFQAFVENGIFDKKTAKLYRDNVLSKGANGDPMENYVAFRGKKPTIDALLKRKGMQ, from the coding sequence ATGAAAACATTATTTAACATTTTTTCAATTTTATTTATTTTTATTATGAATGTGTTTGCGGAGGATAATCCGTTTTTAAAACCTTACGAAACACCTTTCAATGCACCCCCTTTTGACAAGATTAAAGTAGAACATTATCTTCCTGCTTTTAAAGAGGGTATAAAGCAGCAGGAACAAATCATAGAGCGCATAGTAAGTGAAAAATCTATTCCTGACTTTTCGAACACAATTGAAGCGCTTGAAAACAGTGATATCCTACTATCTGAAGTAGGAGGTGTTTTCTTCAATATGCGTTCCGCAAATACCAGCGAGGAATTGCAAGCAGCAGCTAAGGAAATTGCACCTTTGTTATCGCGTCACAACGATAATATTCTTTTAAACAAAAGACTCTTTGAAAAAGTAAAGTATGTTTACGAAAACAAAGAACCTCTTAACGTTGAACAAGCGAAATTGCTAAAGGATACCTATGACAGGTTTGTCAAGGGCGGAGCAGGACTCGATGATGTAAAACAGGCAAGATTAAGAGAAATAAACGAAAAACTTTCGTTACTCGGATTAAAATTCGGTGACAACCTTCTTGCGGAAACTAACGGGTATAAACTTATACTCGAAAGCAAGGATGAATTAGCCGGACTTCCGCAGTCACTTATTGATGCAGGAGCTGAAACGGCAAAGAAATCAGGCATGGAAGGAAAATGGGTTTATACATTACAGAATCCCAGTGTAATGCCTTTTCTTCAGTATTCAGCAAACAGAGAATTAAGAGAGAAAATATGGCGTGCTTATATGAGCAGGGGAAATAACGGCAACGCTTACGACAACAATGAGATAATAAAAGAAATTGTTAATCTTAGGATGGAGCGTGCTAATCTGCTCGGGTACAAAACACATGCTGATTTTGTACTTGAAGATAATATGGCAAAAAATCCTGCCGGAGTGTACGATCTCTTAGATAAACTATGGAAGCCCTCTATAGAAACGGCTAAAAAAGAGACTGCTGACATTCAGTCCATAATCGATAAAAGCGGAGCCAAGTTTAAAGTCCAGCCATGGGACTGGAGATACTACACTGAACTTATCCGCAAGGAAAAATATGACCTTGACGAAGAAATGCTTAAGCCATATTTCGAGCTTAATAATGTACGTAATGGAATATTTACACTTGCGAATAAACTGTTCGGTATTACATTCACGGAAAAAACCGATGTACCGAAATATCATGAAGAAGTTACAACTTATGAAGTAAAGGATGAAGACGGTTCATACATTGGAATATTTTATCTTGATATGCATCCCCGTTCTACTAAAAGGGGAGGAGCATGGATGAATAATTACCGTGACCAGTATTTACTTAATGGAAAGAATGTTTATCCAATAATAGGTGTTGTCTGCAATTTCACAAGACCAACAGGTGATATGCCTGCCTTGCTCACATATGATGAAGTAGCAACATTTTTCCATGAATTTGGGCATGCCTTACAGGGATTTCTTTCGAAGTGTATCTACAAAAGTACATCGGGTACTAATGTCTCAAGAGACTATGTTGAACTGCCTTCACAGATTATGGAAAACTGGGCAGGCGAGCCCGAGGTAATGGCATTCTACGCAAAGCATTATAAGACTGGCGAAATGATCCCGCAAGAACTTCTTGACAAGATGGATAAAAGCTCTAAGTTCAATCAGGGATTCACAACAACAGAGTATCTTGCGGCATGCTATCTCGACATGGCTTACTATACCCGAACGGAAGAACTCACACAAAACCCTATCGGATATGAGGAAAAAGTCTTATCAGATATTGGTTTAATTCCTGAAATTATATCAAGATACAAGAGCACTTACTTCAATCATATTTTTAACTCGGGTTATTCAGCCGGTTATTACAGCTATATATGGGCACAGGTACTCGATGCAGATGCTTTTCAGGCATTTGTTGAAAATGGAATTTTCGATAAGAAGACTGCAAAACTATACAGAGATAACGTACTTTCAAAAGGTGCTAATGGCGACCCGATGGAAAATTACGTAGCTTTCAGGGGCAAGAAGCCGACAATCGATGCTTTGCTAAAAAGAAAAGGAATGCAATAG
- a CDS encoding endonuclease encodes MYNKFFVLLLIFCIKGTYAQYTPSLITVDTAVTKSIKSKSFFVKNPVNRVIQVTNIRTLTQQFTCSTAPFNINPFDSVLVTMNFYTNQNITYRDFIIFENYGLNSPIVYYIVATAKYPDALYSFTQGLIDEPLKTALRTFTTTGYITLGYNTARDHMYGTIDHYESPDTLECVYTGRRAYVKTRAQATTQGFNCEHTYPQGFFNSADPMVSDLFHLYPTDDAANNARGNYPFGLPITNITYNVGGSKLGKDSQGETVFEPRNVHKGNVARSLFYFSVKYSANYGGFMTAKQEGILRQWNVLDTVNSNERLRNTRIKSFQNVFNPFIDHPELVDRIKSTYSVIPAITRPEISASPNNVIFDTLAVNDTASYFVGVMNYGTGNLSINSVTSSTPQFIVESIPTSIPQNELRYIKVKFKPTETNQTYSGALTIQNPDSNITVNLLGFSNMQTGIIFISTLLPEELTLMQNFPNPFNPTTKIRFAVPVKLSGVNITLKIYDLTGKEVANPVNKSMNAGYYEMEFNVSNLASGVYVYRLHAGNFTEQKKFTLIK; translated from the coding sequence ATGTATAACAAATTTTTCGTTCTGCTTCTTATATTCTGTATTAAAGGAACATATGCACAGTATACACCTTCTCTTATTACAGTCGATACTGCTGTTACAAAGAGTATTAAATCCAAATCATTCTTTGTGAAGAATCCGGTTAATAGAGTAATACAAGTTACAAACATAAGGACATTAACTCAACAGTTTACTTGTAGTACTGCACCTTTTAACATAAATCCATTCGATAGCGTACTAGTAACCATGAATTTTTACACCAATCAGAATATCACTTACAGAGATTTTATTATATTTGAGAATTATGGACTGAATTCTCCTATAGTGTACTATATTGTAGCAACAGCCAAATATCCTGATGCACTATATTCCTTTACTCAAGGACTTATCGATGAACCGTTAAAAACCGCACTACGGACTTTTACAACAACAGGGTACATTACACTGGGCTACAATACAGCTCGTGACCACATGTACGGGACGATAGACCATTACGAGTCACCCGATACTCTCGAATGCGTTTACACAGGTAGGCGCGCTTACGTAAAGACAAGAGCGCAAGCTACGACACAAGGTTTTAATTGTGAGCATACTTATCCTCAGGGTTTTTTCAATTCAGCTGACCCGATGGTGAGTGATTTATTTCATTTATATCCAACAGATGATGCAGCAAATAATGCAAGGGGAAATTATCCCTTCGGACTTCCTATTACTAATATAACTTATAATGTCGGCGGTTCAAAACTCGGTAAAGATTCACAAGGTGAAACTGTTTTTGAACCAAGAAATGTGCATAAGGGCAATGTTGCCAGGAGTCTTTTTTATTTCAGCGTAAAATACTCAGCAAATTACGGAGGATTCATGACAGCCAAGCAAGAAGGAATATTAAGACAATGGAATGTTCTTGATACTGTTAACTCCAATGAACGATTAAGAAATACAAGAATAAAAAGTTTCCAGAATGTTTTTAATCCTTTTATTGATCATCCGGAATTAGTTGATCGTATCAAAAGCACTTATTCTGTAATACCAGCAATAACAAGACCCGAAATATCAGCTTCGCCTAACAACGTTATATTTGATACTCTCGCAGTTAATGATACAGCAAGTTATTTTGTTGGAGTGATGAATTACGGTACTGGCAATCTTTCAATAAATTCAGTTACGTCAAGCACTCCACAGTTTATTGTAGAATCTATTCCTACAAGCATACCTCAGAATGAACTAAGGTATATTAAGGTTAAGTTTAAGCCAACAGAAACAAATCAGACTTACAGCGGAGCGTTAACCATACAAAATCCCGATAGTAATATTACAGTTAATCTGCTTGGGTTCAGTAACATGCAAACCGGAATTATATTCATATCAACTTTGCTGCCTGAAGAGCTTACACTTATGCAGAATTTTCCGAATCCATTTAATCCGACGACAAAAATCAGGTTTGCTGTTCCAGTAAAATTATCAGGAGTAAATATTACACTTAAAATATATGACCTTACAGGTAAGGAAGTAGCTAATCCGGTAAACAAAAGCATGAACGCAGGTTATTATGAAATGGAATTCAACGTGTCCAACCTTGCAAGCGGAGTCTATGTCTACAGGTTACATGCAGGAAATTTTACGGAGCAGAAAAAGTTTACACTTATTAAATAG
- a CDS encoding RNase adapter RapZ: MLKVRVFSFSYLHGCIPKDDSGNGGGFVFDCRFIENPGRYPEFKTKTGKDFDVKFYIETQTKMTGFLKNVFLIVDDAIEKYFQRDFTNLMISFGCTGGQHRSVYAAEAMVKHIAEKFPNVLYEINHNNL, translated from the coding sequence TTGCTAAAAGTTAGAGTATTTTCATTCAGTTACCTTCACGGATGTATTCCAAAAGATGATTCCGGAAACGGCGGGGGTTTTGTATTTGACTGCAGGTTTATTGAAAATCCCGGCAGGTATCCCGAATTTAAAACAAAAACAGGTAAAGATTTTGACGTGAAATTTTATATTGAAACGCAGACAAAGATGACCGGTTTCTTGAAAAATGTGTTCTTAATTGTGGATGATGCAATTGAAAAATACTTTCAAAGGGATTTCACAAATTTAATGATATCATTCGGATGCACGGGCGGACAGCACCGGTCGGTTTATGCCGCTGAGGCGATGGTAAAGCACATTGCTGAAAAGTTTCCTAATGTACTTTACGAAATAAACCACAATAATTTATAA
- a CDS encoding YbjQ family protein, with translation MDKSLITTAFAIDGYKIVKNLGVVRGITVRSRNMFATIGASLQTIVGGNITLFTELCEKTRVEAFEIMVKHAEEIGANAIVGMRYDANDVMSGVTEVLAYGTAVIMEKE, from the coding sequence ATGGATAAATCATTAATTACAACAGCTTTTGCAATTGACGGTTATAAAATAGTAAAAAACCTTGGAGTTGTGAGAGGAATAACCGTTCGCTCGAGAAACATGTTTGCAACTATCGGAGCTTCTTTGCAAACAATAGTCGGAGGAAATATAACTTTATTTACAGAACTTTGTGAGAAAACAAGAGTCGAAGCGTTTGAAATTATGGTAAAACATGCCGAAGAAATAGGAGCTAATGCCATAGTTGGTATGCGCTACGACGCAAACGACGTCATGTCAGGAGTAACAGAGGTCCTTGCGTACGGTACTGCTGTCATCATGGAAAAAGAATAA